One part of the Nostoc sp. PCC 7120 = FACHB-418 genome encodes these proteins:
- a CDS encoding formylglycine-generating enzyme family protein: protein MNLSIDDTNLIEFEVLEPHRKRQEKLQLYEQELSKIKQYPLSQARRKALKRLQNILSLRDEDVAPIEERILGKQKPPVSEEPLKAKKFEFETVNVDAQGKIIERSQGSAEFFAEDLGNGVTLEMVSIPGGKFLMGSPDNEEGRDDSESPQHNVTIQPFFMGKFPVTQAQWAAVAAFDKVNIDLKSDPSRFKGANRPVERISWDDAVEFCTRLSKKTGQIYRLPSEAEWEYACRGGTTTPFYCGATITTELANYDGNHTYGSSPRGEYRGQTTNVGEFPANPFGLFDMCGNIWEWCQDEWQENYNNAPTDGSAWLINNDNQRRLLRGGSWNYYPRGCRSLSRLSNTRDDRNERVGCRVVVVRGRLS, encoded by the coding sequence TTGAATTTATCTATTGATGATACTAATTTAATTGAATTTGAAGTTCTCGAACCTCATAGAAAACGCCAAGAAAAACTGCAACTTTATGAGCAAGAGTTGTCTAAGATAAAACAATATCCTCTTTCCCAAGCAAGGCGCAAGGCTCTCAAACGCTTGCAAAATATCTTAAGTCTGCGAGATGAAGATGTTGCACCTATAGAAGAACGGATTCTTGGTAAACAGAAACCGCCTGTATCTGAAGAACCCCTTAAAGCCAAGAAATTTGAGTTTGAAACTGTGAATGTGGACGCTCAAGGAAAAATTATTGAGCGCAGTCAGGGAAGTGCAGAATTTTTTGCAGAAGACTTGGGTAATGGTGTAACGCTAGAGATGGTGTCCATTCCCGGCGGTAAATTCCTCATGGGTTCGCCAGACAATGAAGAAGGACGAGATGATTCTGAAAGTCCACAGCACAACGTCACCATTCAACCCTTTTTCATGGGGAAATTTCCCGTAACCCAAGCTCAATGGGCAGCCGTTGCCGCTTTTGATAAAGTAAATATTGATTTAAAATCTGACCCATCTCGCTTTAAAGGTGCTAATCGTCCCGTTGAGCGTATTTCCTGGGATGATGCGGTTGAATTTTGCACCAGACTATCTAAAAAGACTGGTCAGATATATCGCTTACCCAGTGAAGCCGAATGGGAATATGCTTGTCGCGGGGGAACGACTACACCGTTTTATTGTGGCGCAACGATTACAACTGAGTTGGCGAATTATGACGGAAATCACACCTATGGTTCTTCTCCCAGGGGTGAATATCGAGGACAAACAACCAATGTGGGAGAATTTCCTGCTAACCCCTTTGGTTTATTTGATATGTGTGGTAATATATGGGAATGGTGTCAGGATGAGTGGCAGGAAAATTATAATAATGCACCAACTGATGGTAGTGCATGGCTAATTAATAATGATAATCAGCGACGTCTGCTGCGTGGTGGTTCGTGGAACTACTATCCCAGGGGTTGCCGTTCGTTGAGTCGCCTCAGTAACACGCGCGACGACAGGAACGAGCGCGTGGGTTGTCGGGTTGTGGTTGTGCGGGGCAGGCTTTCTTAG
- a CDS encoding caspase family protein — translation MAKVALLIGISEYDEPTLAPLPKAVKDVEAMQRVLLDPEMGGFDAVKVLENPSRQEMAEAIEDFYFKCEKDDLGLLYFSGHGVTVEDGHFYFSTRNTRKDQGKLRTASAIAARDVQGWMSLKTFKRQVVILDCCFSGAFAKGFTARDSGEINLQQYLGGEGRAILTASTSTQYAFESDDFGLGIYTNYLVEGIEKGAADKNGDGWIAVDELHEYAKSKVQEESPNMTPELYYLKKR, via the coding sequence ATGGCTAAGGTAGCACTGTTAATTGGGATTAGTGAATATGATGAGCCGACATTAGCACCATTACCAAAAGCTGTGAAGGATGTTGAGGCGATGCAGCGCGTTTTGCTAGACCCTGAAATGGGTGGTTTTGATGCGGTCAAAGTCCTAGAAAATCCCTCACGGCAAGAAATGGCCGAGGCTATCGAGGATTTTTACTTCAAGTGTGAGAAAGATGACCTGGGGCTTTTGTATTTTTCTGGTCATGGTGTCACCGTAGAAGACGGTCATTTTTACTTTTCCACTCGTAACACTCGCAAAGATCAGGGAAAATTAAGGACAGCTTCAGCTATAGCTGCTAGAGATGTACAAGGCTGGATGAGCCTCAAGACATTTAAGCGACAGGTAGTAATTTTAGATTGTTGTTTTAGTGGTGCATTTGCCAAAGGTTTTACAGCCAGGGATAGTGGTGAGATTAACCTGCAACAGTATTTAGGCGGTGAGGGAAGGGCGATTCTCACGGCTTCTACTTCTACACAATATGCCTTTGAGTCTGATGATTTTGGCTTAGGGATTTACACCAATTATTTAGTAGAAGGCATTGAAAAAGGTGCAGCCGATAAAAATGGCGATGGTTGGATTGCGGTAGATGAGTTGCATGAATATGCGAAAAGCAAAGTGCAGGAAGAATCTCCCAACATGACACCAGAATTATATTACCTAAAAAAAAGGTGA
- the aroA gene encoding 3-phosphoshikimate 1-carboxyvinyltransferase: MDTIAIPALNRPVDATVEIPGSKSITNRALLVAALAQGDSTLENALFSEDSEYFAKCVEQLGIPITLHPHLAQIQVSGKGGDIPAKQADLFVGLAGTAARFITALVALGNGEYRLDGVPRMRERPMGDLVTVLQNSGITINFEGNSGFMPYTIYGQQFAGGHFRLKANQTSQQLSALLMIAPYAQQDTTIEVEGTLVSQSYVKMTCRLMADFGVDVTQTDDNQFHIKAGQRYQARHYTIEPDASNASYFFAAAAVTGGRVRVNHLTKQSCQGDILWLNVLEQMGCQVIEGADYTEVIGPEQLQGIDIDMNDMSDLVQTLGAIAPYASSPVIIRNVEHIRYKETERIRAVVTELRRLGVKVEEFADGMKIEPTPITPAAIETYHDHRMAMAFAVTGLKTPGIVIQDPGCTAKTFPDYFTRFFKMID; encoded by the coding sequence GTGGATACCATCGCCATCCCTGCTCTGAATCGTCCTGTGGATGCCACAGTAGAGATTCCGGGTTCTAAAAGTATCACTAATCGGGCATTGCTTGTTGCGGCTTTAGCGCAAGGCGACTCTACTTTAGAAAATGCCTTATTTAGTGAAGACAGTGAATATTTTGCTAAATGTGTAGAGCAGTTGGGTATTCCCATCACACTACATCCTCATCTGGCGCAAATCCAAGTTTCAGGTAAGGGCGGCGACATCCCGGCAAAACAAGCAGATTTGTTTGTGGGTTTAGCGGGTACAGCAGCAAGATTTATCACGGCGTTGGTAGCACTTGGTAATGGGGAATATCGCTTAGATGGAGTTCCTCGGATGCGGGAACGTCCAATGGGTGACTTGGTAACGGTGCTACAAAACAGTGGCATAACAATTAACTTTGAGGGCAACTCTGGTTTTATGCCCTACACTATTTATGGTCAGCAATTTGCAGGTGGACATTTTCGCCTCAAAGCCAACCAAACCAGTCAGCAACTTTCCGCCTTGCTGATGATTGCGCCCTACGCCCAACAGGATACAACCATTGAGGTTGAGGGTACATTGGTTTCCCAATCTTATGTAAAAATGACTTGTCGCCTGATGGCTGATTTTGGTGTGGATGTCACCCAAACTGACGACAACCAATTTCATATCAAAGCAGGTCAACGTTACCAAGCTCGACACTATACTATAGAACCCGATGCGTCGAATGCTTCTTACTTTTTCGCCGCCGCCGCCGTCACTGGTGGACGAGTGCGGGTGAACCATTTAACTAAACAATCTTGCCAAGGTGATATTTTGTGGCTGAATGTTTTAGAACAGATGGGTTGTCAGGTAATTGAGGGTGCAGATTACACCGAAGTTATTGGGCCAGAACAATTACAAGGTATCGACATTGATATGAATGATATGTCGGATTTGGTGCAAACATTGGGAGCGATCGCCCCTTATGCTAGTTCACCTGTTATCATCCGTAATGTAGAACATATCCGCTATAAAGAAACCGAACGCATCCGCGCCGTCGTCACCGAATTACGTCGTTTAGGTGTGAAAGTTGAAGAATTTGCCGACGGGATGAAAATTGAACCAACCCCCATCACCCCAGCCGCTATCGAAACCTACCACGACCATAGAATGGCAATGGCTTTTGCCGTTACAGGCTTAAAAACCCCAGGTATTGTGATTCAAGACCCAGGTTGTACAGCCAAGACATTCCCCGACTACTTTACCCGCTTCTTTAAAATGATTGATTAA